The genomic window GCGGCGCGGTGCCCGCACCCCCGTAGGCCTCATCAACGTCGGGGCAGAGGAGACCTGCTGTGCCCATGGTGTTCCAGAATTCCCGGGGAACGAGATGGTCTTCTTCCCAGCTTTCGAAGTGAGGCGCGATTTCCTGTTCAAAAGCGCGGCGGGCCATATCGCGAAATAGAGTCATCTCATCGCTGGCAATGTCCATGTTCATGGTGCTGTTCCTCAAATACTGTGGCATTCAACCTACTTATTGTGGTGGATAGCCCCGGTGTGTGCAAGGAACAGGGTTCCTGGAACCCCCCACCTAATGGGTGCTTTCCCTAAGACGCTGCGGTGCTAAACTCCCGTCTCGGAATTTTCAGCGACATCACAATAACGGAGCAGATTCTATGCGTGAACATCTTAAGTTTTATATCAATGGTGAGTGGGTTGACCCCGCGGTCCCCAAGCCCTTCGACGTCATCGACCCGGCGCATGAGACCGTCTGTGCCCGTATTTCCCTAGGCTCCGAGGCGGATGTCGATCGCGCCGTCGCGGCGGCAAAGGCGGCGTTTGCGACCTACGGCATGAGCAGTAGAGAAGAACGCATCGCGCTCCTGGAGCGCTGCATTGAAGTCTATCAGTCGCGCTATCACGATATTGCCGAGGCCATTCGAATGGAAATGGGCGCGCCCAAGGGATTGGCAGAAACCGCTCAGGCACACACGGGGCTGGGGCATATGCAGCAGGCCCTCGACGTTCTTCGCAATTACGAGTTTGAGGAGGACCTCGGTCCTCACCGGATCATCAAGGAACCCATTGGTGTCTGCGGCATGATCACGCCGTGGAACTGGCCTGTGAATCAGATTGCCTGCAAGGTGGCTCCGGCACTGGCTGTGGGTTGCACCATCGTACTCAAGCCCAGCGAGATCGCGCCCCTGTCGGCACAGATCTGGGCTGAAGTCATGCACGAAGCCGGCGTGCCCGCGGGCGTCTTCAATATGGTGAACGGCGATGGACCTACCGTCGGAGCCGCCTTATCGAAGCATCCGGATGTGGACATGATGTCGTTTACCGGCTCCACGCGCGCTGGCACCCAGGTCGCCATGAACGCAGCGCCCACGGTGAAGCGTGTGACCCAGGAACTGGGCGGCAAGTCTCCCAACATCGTTCTTGACGATGCGGATTTGGAAGATGCGGTGACCCGCGGTTGCATGAGCATGTTCATGAACAGCGGTCAGTCCTGTAATGCACCGTCGCGTATGTTTGTACCCGCGGCTCGATTGGCCGAGGTAGAAGCCATCGCGCGGGGCGTGGCCGACGCCGTGGTCGTGGGCGACCCGGCCGAGGAGGGCACGCAGCTGGGCCCCGTGGTTTCCGAGGCGCAGTTCAATAAAATTCAGGGACTGATTCAGGCCGGCATTGACGAGGGCGCAACCCTGGTTGCCGGTGGGACAGGTCGTCCCGCTGGTCTGGAAGCGGGCTATTACGTCAAACCCACGGTTTTCTCCGGGGTGAACAACACCATGACTATCGCCCGGGAGGAGATTTTCGGACCGGTGCTGGCAATCCTCCCCTATGAGAGCGAGGAGGAAGCTATCGCCATGGCCAACGATACGCCCTATGGGCTGGCGGGCTATGTGCAGAGCGGGGATATCGAGCGCGCTCGCAGCGTGGGCCGCCGCATCCGCGCGGGTAATATCCATATCAACGGTGCTCCCGGCGGTTATGAAGTACCTTTTGGTGGCTTCAAACAATCCGGTAACGGACGGGAGTGGGGAGAGCACGGCTTCACGGATTACCTGGAAATCAAGGCGCTGGAGGGCTTTGCGGCCTGATGCCTGACTTTATTCTTGCGATCGATCAGGGCACGACGGGAAGCACCGTCGCCCTGGTCGACTCGCAGGGTCAGCTATGCGCCAGCGTGAACGTGGAGTTCGCGCAGGTTTTCCCGCGGCCCGGGTGGGTGGAACATCAGCCCGAAGCCATTTGGGCCTCCATTGAAAAAGCCCTCGCAAAGCTCCTGCGCAAAAAGCTCTGCAAGCCATCAGACATAGCGGCGGTAGGCATTACCAATCAGCGGGAAACCTCCGTACTCTGGGATCGACGGAGCGGGGAGGCCCTACACAACGCCATCGTCTGGCAATGTCGACGGACCGCAGATTTTTGCGATGAGCTGCGCCGCGCGGGCCACGAGACCCTCGTACGCAAGCGCAGTGGTCTTGTCCTGGATCCGTATTTCAGCGCCAGTAAGTTTCGCTGGCTCCTTCGTGAGGTACCCGCCGCCAGGCGGGCCCTCAAGGCCGGCGCTCTCGCCGCCGGCACCATGGACAGTTTTTTGCTCTGGCGCCTGACGGGCGGTGAGGAGCACGCCACGGATGTCAGCAATGCCGCCCGCACGTCCCTGATGAATCTGAAAACCCTGGATTGGGACGACGATCTCACGACACTCTTTGAAGTGCCCCGCGATATCCTGCCCGAGATACGACCGAGCAGCGGGGTGTTTGGGTACACGCGGGGTGTTCGCGGCCTGCCCGACGGTATTCCCATCGCCGGTATTGCCGGTGACCAGCAGGCGGCGCTCTTTGGTCAGGCCTGTTTTACCGCCGGCGACGCGAAGTGCACTTTTGGCACGGGCTCCTTTATCGTGATGAATACCGGTGGTGCCCGGATCGCCTCGAAGTCCGGCCTCCTGACCACCGTGGGCTGGCAGCTGAAAAACCAGGATCCTGTTTATGCCCTCGAGGGTGGTGCTTTTGTCTGCGGTGCCGCAGTGCAGTGGCTGCGCGATGGGCTGGGACTGGTCAGGCAGGCTTCGGATATCGAGGCCCTGGCGGCGACGGTTCCCGATCATGGCGGTGTGGAGTTTGTTCCCGCGCTGACGGGACTGGGCGCCCCTCACTGGGC from Congregibacter litoralis KT71 includes these protein-coding regions:
- a CDS encoding aldehyde dehydrogenase family protein, producing the protein MREHLKFYINGEWVDPAVPKPFDVIDPAHETVCARISLGSEADVDRAVAAAKAAFATYGMSSREERIALLERCIEVYQSRYHDIAEAIRMEMGAPKGLAETAQAHTGLGHMQQALDVLRNYEFEEDLGPHRIIKEPIGVCGMITPWNWPVNQIACKVAPALAVGCTIVLKPSEIAPLSAQIWAEVMHEAGVPAGVFNMVNGDGPTVGAALSKHPDVDMMSFTGSTRAGTQVAMNAAPTVKRVTQELGGKSPNIVLDDADLEDAVTRGCMSMFMNSGQSCNAPSRMFVPAARLAEVEAIARGVADAVVVGDPAEEGTQLGPVVSEAQFNKIQGLIQAGIDEGATLVAGGTGRPAGLEAGYYVKPTVFSGVNNTMTIAREEIFGPVLAILPYESEEEAIAMANDTPYGLAGYVQSGDIERARSVGRRIRAGNIHINGAPGGYEVPFGGFKQSGNGREWGEHGFTDYLEIKALEGFAA
- the glpK gene encoding glycerol kinase GlpK, which gives rise to MPDFILAIDQGTTGSTVALVDSQGQLCASVNVEFAQVFPRPGWVEHQPEAIWASIEKALAKLLRKKLCKPSDIAAVGITNQRETSVLWDRRSGEALHNAIVWQCRRTADFCDELRRAGHETLVRKRSGLVLDPYFSASKFRWLLREVPAARRALKAGALAAGTMDSFLLWRLTGGEEHATDVSNAARTSLMNLKTLDWDDDLTTLFEVPRDILPEIRPSSGVFGYTRGVRGLPDGIPIAGIAGDQQAALFGQACFTAGDAKCTFGTGSFIVMNTGGARIASKSGLLTTVGWQLKNQDPVYALEGGAFVCGAAVQWLRDGLGLVRQASDIEALAATVPDHGGVEFVPALTGLGAPHWAADARGLITGLTRGSERGHIARATLDAMALQNVDILKCMEADLGKRMRPLRVDGGAAANDLLMQTQADYLGRKLVRPRIIETTVAGASYLAGLGVGLWRNTAEIKRIWQPEREFAVGMTAPRRRKRLASWQAAIDQTLLADKRR